A single Coriobacteriia bacterium DNA region contains:
- the dinB gene encoding DNA polymerase IV: MIDVDATILPPWSARALLHVDLDAFFAAVEQLDHAEWRGRPVIVGGHSSRRGVVSTASYEARAFGVHSGMPSVRAASLCPDAVWAPPRFSRYKELSDAVFRIFEHHAALVQPVSVDEAFLDVTSGRYAGEHPVEIARRIRADVALLGLTASVGVATSKTVAKIASDHDKPDGLTVVWPGEEAQFLAPLPVRAMGGIGPRTTDRLQALGIHTLGSLAALDEMTARSVLGVDGLGYVLRAQGVDPSPVRDNEAVKSVSKERTFATDKRTVAEVEHELQDLVSRVCSRLRSKGVAGRTVTVKLRFGDFTTRTARKTLADSTNDETIVGEVALDLLRDTWSAGVGLRLLGVGVSGLSTPATQLDLFGADPAVTKVGRTGLVENIDAIRKRFGHDAVRFGTELTDRKGPER; encoded by the coding sequence GTGATCGACGTCGATGCGACGATTCTTCCTCCGTGGAGCGCCCGCGCGCTTCTGCACGTGGATTTGGACGCCTTCTTCGCCGCCGTCGAGCAGCTGGATCACGCCGAGTGGCGCGGCCGACCGGTCATCGTGGGGGGTCACAGCTCTCGACGAGGGGTGGTATCGACCGCAAGTTACGAGGCACGCGCTTTCGGCGTGCATTCGGGCATGCCCTCGGTCAGGGCCGCCTCGCTGTGTCCCGATGCGGTGTGGGCGCCACCCCGGTTCTCGCGGTACAAGGAGCTTTCCGATGCGGTGTTTCGCATCTTCGAGCACCACGCGGCCCTCGTGCAGCCTGTGTCTGTGGACGAGGCATTCCTTGACGTCACCTCCGGGCGCTACGCAGGCGAGCATCCCGTAGAGATCGCCCGCCGGATCAGGGCCGATGTCGCGCTTCTTGGGCTTACCGCCTCGGTGGGAGTTGCGACATCCAAGACGGTGGCCAAGATCGCATCAGACCACGACAAACCCGATGGTCTCACCGTGGTGTGGCCCGGTGAGGAGGCGCAGTTCCTGGCGCCCCTGCCGGTTCGCGCCATGGGCGGCATCGGACCCCGAACCACGGATCGGCTTCAGGCCCTGGGAATCCACACCCTGGGGAGCCTGGCTGCGCTCGACGAGATGACGGCCCGTTCGGTGCTTGGCGTGGATGGCCTCGGTTACGTGCTCCGCGCCCAAGGGGTAGATCCGAGTCCCGTTCGAGACAACGAGGCCGTGAAGTCGGTCTCGAAGGAGAGAACCTTCGCTACGGACAAGCGCACCGTGGCAGAGGTTGAGCATGAACTCCAAGACCTTGTCTCGCGAGTATGCTCGCGCCTGCGGTCCAAGGGAGTCGCCGGACGAACCGTGACGGTGAAGCTTCGTTTCGGCGACTTCACCACGCGCACAGCCCGCAAGACGCTTGCCGACTCAACGAACGATGAGACTATCGTGGGCGAGGTCGCCCTCGACCTCTTGCGGGATACGTGGTCGGCCGGGGTGGGGCTGCGTTTACTTGGCGTCGGCGTCTCGGGGCTTTCCACACCCGCCACGCAGTTGGACCTGTTCGGGGCGGACCCGGCCGTAACAAAGGTAGGGCGAACCGGACTGGTGGAGAACATCGATGCGATTCGGAAGAGGTTTGGGCATGATGCGGTACGATTCGGCACCGAGCTAACCGATCGCAAGGGTCCCGAGAGATGA
- a CDS encoding deoxyribonuclease IV → MDQVLTAPRDGSRMLIGAHVSVSKGYGAALDYAQDVGCECIQLFAKSPRQWKGAALDSDAAQAFVADRAARGFGPVFTHTAYLINLTTDDPIMREKSVVALADELRRGAALGVDGVVTHLGTDPKADPVVAAVRCGKAITEAYELAAVSPDRARLLLENTAGAGSTFGGSVRELASVIAATELPPEVIGICFDTCHGFAFGDDLSTSVGWVELVSEMREVLGLDRVGLIHANDCMFDRGSHRDRHAWIGDGSIGTEGFRAMICEPDLAQVPVVTEMPGEVPEKDATNIARLKALRVACS, encoded by the coding sequence ATGGACCAGGTCCTAACTGCCCCTCGTGACGGGAGTCGCATGCTCATAGGAGCGCACGTGTCGGTCTCGAAGGGCTATGGTGCCGCACTCGACTATGCCCAAGACGTGGGATGCGAGTGCATCCAGCTCTTCGCGAAGAGCCCTCGGCAGTGGAAGGGCGCGGCGCTGGATTCGGACGCGGCCCAAGCGTTCGTGGCCGATAGAGCGGCACGAGGATTCGGTCCCGTGTTCACTCACACCGCCTACCTCATCAACCTGACCACGGACGATCCGATCATGCGCGAGAAATCCGTGGTCGCATTGGCTGACGAACTGCGTCGAGGTGCAGCACTTGGGGTCGATGGGGTTGTGACCCACCTCGGGACCGACCCGAAGGCCGATCCCGTGGTCGCGGCCGTCCGCTGCGGGAAAGCGATCACCGAGGCGTATGAACTCGCGGCAGTCAGTCCTGACCGTGCGCGGCTGCTCCTCGAGAACACCGCGGGAGCCGGGAGCACGTTCGGCGGCTCGGTGAGGGAGCTGGCCTCAGTGATCGCAGCCACGGAGTTGCCGCCTGAGGTGATTGGCATCTGCTTCGACACATGCCACGGTTTCGCATTCGGGGACGACCTGTCCACTTCGGTGGGCTGGGTCGAGCTGGTGTCAGAGATGAGAGAGGTCCTTGGGCTGGACCGGGTCGGACTCATTCACGCCAACGACTGCATGTTCGACCGGGGTAGCCACCGTGACCGACATGCGTGGATAGGCGATGGCTCCATCGGAACCGAGGGCTTCCGTGCCATGATCTGCGAGCCCGATCTTGCGCAGGTTCCCGTGGTCACCGAGATGCCGGGCGAGGTGCCCGAGAAGGATGCGACCAACATCGCTCGCCTCAAGGCGCTTCGTGTAGCGTGCTCGTGA
- a CDS encoding FG-GAP-like repeat-containing protein: MVIRAGWSAVARALLSALLVVVLVPVGIAPAKTLRPGPPLPVGTSPKGLAIGDVNGDGLKDIVTANYADRSFTVLLQSGGGAFSPGVRVPLTGAPGTNVFSAPASVFIADVITGDNLSEVIVGDSMSQELYVFRRNPSGGFDYLLSLPAYYDAYWLVSSGPAAPGFGFDVGTVDAPGNLGIAVPVFHSLANGDEGGTIVYRRTVDGGGEPVTNGMTVTRKGFLAARTDGDGLPLSTIAADVGDDGSPAAIPPRYLWSPRSDSSHNSDEVFDTTGIRTISGNRFSRIVFAAMRNNFIAYSGNDGATWRPVIQLTAEQPYATSIVWDTESSAFVVGPGGKVAHVSRLPDPAVEVPSEENRLPLVNLLGAASPSPGELLTCGAGGFVFQTNKAFQGSTEISVTALTGDLHAIAVRPAGDRAVAVGDSSLPGGSVGMLLDSGASWSGAATAISASITDELRAVAWADNSIVMAVGNDGLIYRSTDAGVTWSSLVSPFGATVDLRGISFHTGGRGAISAAGGRILVTTDSGASWTTRTVSSDHWNTHRTIVDGLGNPFSAAIGDVNGDNWPDFGIAGFQSGGFLPFYLGRGGQSNLSVGLSQPDLLGEIRDVKIGDLNSDGLNDVVGASYRTGQVGISYQNSIGQLAPVTPSTTFRTGNDISPAPVAVAIGDLNQDSRNDLIVANSYNLGDAAFLRSTGSVGIYKQQDNGVMRFLGDIDVGRQPSAVAIAQLDADAPLEVVVANARDNTVQILKYGPPNPPKVTSVSHPTTSTFSSSRYFYAQLEPPADFDGVEGFYYRLDKSPTAAFTPTTWGFTTGTSLAVDLMAAATELGTEPWGQWYLHAVTKDVLGDVSVAVDYPFLADMEPPTTPVPDDGVATYTASPRRTFTWAPSVDALSGLSHYMVSINASSEAPADLAAVETTLTTTQFTVDGLSDGVHTFRVRARDKAGNYSAIGLHKAYVDAAPPELFVNEPPDPVGVTPTFTIRATDGAEVTRITLSIDGTVLLSQNVSGTSVTTTMTPNLSSYAQGPHTLTIEAYDLLGHRGVFTRTISLDKSGLRPIITSTSHPSETSFANTYVFLGQILAAPDVVSGDGYYYVMDRSSNTVPTAGSDYTATGSLNINLGGVADEMGMSSVEGTWTLHAVGREKNGSIGSAVARRQILVDTIAPTGVTPDDGVASWSTSPRRVFKWNPAADSLSGVARYWVSVNAKSTSATDLAAVETSQNVTKFTADGLTDGVHTFRVRAQDWAGNYGPIGTHYAYVDAAPPTAAFGSVSSAIGAKPSIPVKASDGAGVTKLVLKLDGKTVVTKSTAGTSISTTLTPSLTKFSSGRHTLSLTAYSRMGHTTTVNRTVILDKTAPSARVSSSASKRTVSVRIGKISQYGRMVVTIDGKRVRNTIVKAGSSYTVKYTVPARTSGSQFRSVKWSVRLTDPVNNVRTYSGSARVKFFDMIKLGPDTVQIVYY, from the coding sequence ATGGTCATCCGTGCTGGATGGTCCGCAGTTGCGCGCGCGTTGTTGTCCGCGCTTCTGGTGGTAGTCTTGGTCCCCGTCGGGATCGCGCCCGCCAAGACCCTGAGGCCTGGCCCCCCCTTGCCGGTCGGGACCTCCCCGAAGGGTCTGGCTATCGGGGATGTGAACGGCGATGGCCTCAAGGACATCGTGACGGCCAACTACGCCGATCGATCCTTCACGGTACTTCTGCAGAGCGGAGGAGGTGCATTCAGCCCTGGCGTGCGGGTTCCCCTCACGGGCGCCCCTGGCACGAACGTCTTCAGCGCGCCTGCATCGGTCTTCATCGCTGACGTCATCACCGGGGACAATCTGTCCGAAGTGATCGTCGGCGATTCCATGAGCCAGGAGCTGTACGTGTTTCGGCGCAACCCGTCCGGCGGCTTCGACTATCTGTTGTCGCTTCCCGCGTATTACGACGCGTACTGGCTCGTAAGTAGCGGACCTGCTGCGCCAGGCTTCGGGTTCGACGTAGGCACCGTCGACGCACCGGGCAATCTCGGCATCGCCGTCCCCGTCTTCCACTCGCTCGCCAACGGCGACGAGGGCGGCACGATCGTGTATCGGCGGACAGTCGACGGCGGCGGAGAGCCCGTCACCAATGGCATGACCGTGACCCGCAAGGGCTTTCTTGCCGCACGAACTGACGGCGACGGCCTCCCGCTCAGCACGATTGCGGCCGATGTCGGGGATGACGGGTCCCCTGCCGCCATTCCCCCCCGATACCTGTGGAGCCCGCGCTCTGACAGCTCGCACAACTCCGACGAGGTGTTCGATACCACGGGCATTCGCACGATCTCGGGTAATCGGTTCAGCCGCATCGTCTTTGCGGCTATGCGAAACAACTTCATCGCCTACAGCGGAAACGACGGCGCCACGTGGCGGCCGGTCATTCAGCTGACGGCTGAGCAACCCTACGCCACCTCGATCGTATGGGACACCGAGTCCAGTGCGTTTGTCGTTGGCCCGGGCGGCAAGGTCGCACACGTGTCGAGGCTTCCGGATCCGGCAGTGGAGGTTCCGTCAGAAGAGAACAGATTGCCATTAGTGAATCTTCTGGGCGCGGCCTCTCCATCGCCGGGCGAGCTGCTGACCTGCGGCGCTGGCGGTTTTGTCTTCCAGACCAACAAGGCCTTCCAGGGCTCAACCGAGATATCCGTCACCGCTCTCACCGGAGACCTTCATGCCATCGCCGTCCGTCCGGCGGGTGACCGCGCGGTAGCTGTTGGTGACAGCAGTCTTCCGGGCGGTTCGGTTGGTATGCTGCTGGACTCGGGCGCGTCTTGGTCGGGAGCAGCCACAGCGATCTCTGCCAGCATCACCGATGAACTGCGCGCCGTCGCTTGGGCGGACAACTCTATCGTGATGGCCGTCGGAAACGACGGCCTCATCTATCGGTCCACTGACGCCGGTGTGACGTGGAGCTCCCTAGTTTCGCCGTTTGGAGCCACAGTCGACCTTCGCGGAATCAGCTTCCACACGGGTGGCCGCGGTGCCATCTCTGCAGCCGGTGGGCGCATTCTGGTCACAACGGACTCTGGTGCCTCATGGACGACACGGACTGTTTCCAGCGACCATTGGAACACGCATCGAACGATCGTCGACGGATTGGGCAACCCGTTCTCAGCGGCTATCGGAGACGTCAACGGTGACAACTGGCCTGACTTCGGAATCGCCGGATTCCAGTCCGGTGGCTTCCTGCCTTTCTACCTTGGTCGCGGAGGGCAATCGAACCTATCGGTGGGACTCTCACAGCCCGACCTACTTGGCGAGATTCGCGACGTGAAGATCGGTGACCTCAATAGTGACGGTCTCAACGATGTCGTCGGAGCTTCTTACAGGACCGGTCAGGTGGGAATCTCGTACCAGAACTCGATCGGTCAACTCGCGCCCGTCACCCCCTCTACCACATTCCGCACGGGCAACGACATTTCGCCGGCGCCCGTTGCGGTGGCCATCGGGGACCTGAACCAGGATTCGAGGAACGACCTCATCGTTGCCAACAGCTACAACCTGGGAGACGCGGCCTTCTTGCGTTCTACGGGTTCAGTGGGAATCTACAAGCAGCAGGATAACGGGGTTATGCGCTTCCTGGGTGACATCGACGTCGGTCGTCAGCCGAGCGCCGTTGCCATCGCGCAGCTTGATGCGGACGCGCCGCTTGAAGTGGTCGTCGCCAACGCGCGGGACAACACGGTCCAGATTCTGAAGTACGGGCCACCCAATCCGCCGAAGGTGACGAGCGTCTCACACCCGACCACGAGCACGTTCAGTTCGTCGCGCTACTTCTACGCACAGCTTGAACCTCCTGCGGATTTCGACGGGGTTGAGGGCTTCTACTATCGCCTGGATAAGTCGCCCACCGCGGCCTTCACTCCGACCACCTGGGGGTTCACAACCGGGACCTCGCTTGCCGTCGATCTCATGGCTGCCGCGACGGAGCTTGGTACTGAGCCGTGGGGGCAGTGGTACCTCCACGCCGTAACCAAGGATGTACTGGGCGACGTCAGCGTCGCTGTCGACTACCCGTTCCTCGCAGACATGGAGCCGCCGACCACGCCCGTCCCGGACGACGGTGTCGCAACCTACACGGCCAGTCCCCGCAGAACCTTCACCTGGGCCCCCTCGGTCGATGCGCTGTCAGGGCTCTCGCACTACATGGTTTCGATCAACGCCAGCTCCGAGGCGCCGGCGGATCTGGCGGCGGTTGAGACCACGCTCACTACCACGCAGTTCACCGTTGATGGCCTGTCGGATGGCGTCCACACCTTCCGCGTGCGCGCTCGTGACAAGGCGGGCAACTACAGCGCCATCGGGCTACACAAGGCCTACGTCGACGCCGCTCCACCGGAGCTGTTCGTCAACGAGCCTCCGGATCCGGTCGGTGTCACCCCGACGTTCACTATCCGCGCCACCGACGGCGCTGAGGTCACCCGAATCACCTTGAGTATCGATGGAACGGTCCTTCTGAGCCAGAACGTGTCCGGAACTTCGGTGACCACCACGATGACTCCGAACCTGTCCTCGTACGCTCAGGGACCGCATACCTTGACCATCGAGGCGTACGACCTGTTGGGCCACCGAGGCGTGTTCACCCGTACGATCAGCCTGGATAAGTCCGGACTGCGGCCGATCATCACATCTACGTCACACCCGAGTGAAACGTCTTTTGCGAACACATACGTCTTCCTAGGCCAGATTCTGGCGGCCCCTGATGTCGTGTCCGGTGACGGCTACTACTACGTGATGGATCGGTCTTCCAACACGGTACCAACGGCTGGCAGCGACTACACAGCGACTGGTTCCCTCAACATCAACCTTGGTGGCGTGGCCGACGAAATGGGCATGTCGAGCGTCGAGGGCACGTGGACCCTGCATGCAGTCGGTCGCGAGAAGAACGGGTCCATCGGTTCGGCGGTTGCCCGTCGCCAGATTCTGGTCGATACCATCGCGCCAACCGGCGTAACCCCCGACGATGGCGTCGCCAGCTGGAGCACCAGCCCACGGCGTGTGTTCAAGTGGAATCCGGCGGCGGACTCACTTTCCGGTGTTGCACGGTATTGGGTTTCGGTCAACGCCAAGTCCACATCCGCCACTGATCTTGCCGCGGTGGAGACCAGCCAGAATGTCACCAAGTTCACCGCAGACGGACTGACTGATGGCGTTCACACGTTCCGGGTCCGCGCGCAGGACTGGGCGGGCAACTACGGTCCCATCGGCACGCACTACGCGTACGTCGACGCTGCTCCACCCACTGCTGCTTTCGGCAGCGTCTCGTCTGCTATCGGTGCCAAGCCCTCGATCCCGGTCAAGGCAAGTGACGGTGCGGGCGTGACCAAGCTCGTCTTGAAGCTCGACGGCAAGACCGTGGTGACAAAGTCCACCGCAGGGACCTCGATCTCTACTACGCTGACGCCGAGCCTCACGAAGTTCTCTAGCGGCCGGCACACACTGTCGCTCACGGCCTACAGCAGGATGGGCCACACCACGACGGTGAACCGAACCGTGATACTCGACAAGACCGCGCCCTCAGCACGGGTCAGCTCCTCTGCCTCAAAGCGAACCGTCTCGGTCAGGATCGGCAAGATCTCTCAGTACGGCAGGATGGTCGTGACGATCGACGGCAAGCGGGTCAGGAACACCATCGTCAAAGCAGGCAGTAGCTACACGGTGAAATACACCGTTCCCGCGCGCACGTCAGGATCTCAGTTCCGAAGCGTCAAGTGGAGCGTCAGGCTCACTGACCCCGTCAATAACGTGAGGACGTACTCGGGCTCAGCCAGAGTCAAGTTCTTCGACATGATCAAGCTCGGGCCCGACACCGTTCAGATCGTCTACTACTGA
- a CDS encoding VWA domain-containing protein: MTPRPVQTFPFSAIVGQEALKAALILNAVDPRVGGVLIRGEKGTAKSTAVRALASVLPAIVVVSGCRFGCDPAEPSSWCTECRERREEGTLPKESRLPHIVELPVSATEDRLVGTLDFEAALKRGEREFHPGLLAAANRGILYVDEVNLLDDHLVDTLLDAAAMGVNTVEREGVSLQHPARFILVGTMNPEEGDIRPQLLDRFGLCVEVEAMREPEARVEIMRRRHDFEEDPTGFARSWEDAEGELRTRIKHSQLRAGTVKTPEEILYAIADLAIRAKVDGHRADSVMARAAAAHAALDGRGEVSLADVESVAALVLAHRLRRMPFDDVRADTDSLRDSLVRALSGDSPVGEPSASSPTGPGQGQASIFESVGSIDSASSEPAMPDVAFESAMDRTRRSIAGRRQESVVDDGRGRYARSEMAKGAVRMGDVALDATIRAAAATPNDTADSGLAVSVGSDDIRTKVRTRKVGASIVFCVDASGSMGASKRIEVAKAAVLELLVDAYQRRDRVALVSFRGNGADVVLAPTGSVELANLKLQGLPTGGATPLAAGILKSLLLLETEIRRQPDTVPWLVLVTDGRGNVGVDGGVGSDDAKSAAVKLRAAGVNALLIDTSASAAGGGSAREIARMSGAEYVRLASLGGGDLARTIRERV, from the coding sequence GTGACCCCAAGGCCGGTACAGACGTTCCCGTTCTCGGCCATCGTCGGCCAGGAGGCACTGAAGGCGGCACTCATCCTCAACGCGGTCGACCCCCGCGTCGGCGGCGTCCTGATTCGCGGCGAGAAGGGCACGGCCAAGTCGACCGCAGTTCGCGCGCTCGCCAGCGTGCTGCCCGCGATCGTTGTCGTAAGCGGGTGTCGCTTCGGCTGCGACCCTGCAGAGCCCTCGTCATGGTGCACGGAATGCCGCGAGAGGCGTGAAGAGGGCACGTTGCCCAAGGAGTCGCGCCTTCCACACATCGTCGAGTTGCCCGTGTCTGCCACGGAAGACCGTCTGGTGGGGACGCTCGACTTCGAGGCGGCGCTCAAGAGGGGAGAGCGTGAGTTCCATCCCGGTCTTCTTGCAGCGGCGAACCGCGGCATCCTCTACGTCGACGAGGTCAACCTCCTTGACGATCACCTCGTCGACACCCTGCTCGACGCCGCTGCCATGGGCGTGAACACCGTGGAGCGTGAGGGCGTTTCCCTGCAGCATCCTGCGCGCTTCATTCTGGTTGGGACGATGAATCCCGAGGAAGGCGACATTCGTCCGCAGCTGCTCGATCGGTTCGGGCTGTGTGTCGAGGTGGAAGCGATGAGGGAGCCGGAGGCGCGCGTCGAGATCATGCGTCGCCGTCACGACTTCGAAGAGGACCCGACGGGCTTCGCGCGTTCTTGGGAGGACGCTGAGGGAGAGCTGCGGACTCGGATCAAGCATTCCCAACTGCGCGCAGGCACCGTCAAGACACCCGAGGAGATCCTCTACGCGATCGCAGACCTTGCGATACGCGCGAAAGTGGACGGACACCGTGCCGACAGCGTGATGGCACGCGCCGCGGCGGCCCATGCGGCCCTTGACGGTCGCGGCGAGGTCTCTCTTGCCGACGTTGAGAGTGTGGCGGCCTTGGTTCTGGCGCACCGGCTTCGGCGCATGCCGTTCGATGACGTACGCGCCGACACTGACTCACTGCGCGATTCGCTCGTCCGAGCCCTATCGGGCGACAGCCCCGTGGGTGAGCCGAGCGCATCGAGTCCGACGGGTCCGGGACAGGGACAGGCAAGCATCTTTGAGTCGGTGGGCTCGATCGATTCGGCTTCCAGTGAACCCGCTATGCCTGACGTGGCATTCGAGTCGGCGATGGACCGAACGAGACGCTCGATCGCCGGCCGGAGGCAGGAGAGCGTCGTTGACGACGGGCGGGGCCGGTACGCACGCTCCGAGATGGCCAAGGGAGCCGTGCGGATGGGCGACGTCGCCCTTGATGCCACCATCCGGGCCGCAGCGGCGACTCCCAACGACACGGCTGACTCCGGGCTCGCGGTGTCCGTCGGCTCAGACGACATTCGTACGAAGGTCCGCACCCGCAAGGTGGGGGCTTCAATCGTGTTCTGTGTGGATGCAAGCGGTTCGATGGGGGCATCGAAGCGCATCGAGGTTGCCAAGGCCGCTGTGCTTGAGTTGCTGGTCGACGCATACCAGCGTCGTGACAGGGTTGCGCTTGTCTCGTTCAGGGGCAATGGCGCAGACGTCGTCCTGGCGCCCACTGGCAGCGTCGAACTGGCGAACCTGAAACTGCAGGGGCTTCCTACCGGTGGTGCCACTCCACTCGCGGCCGGCATTTTGAAGTCCCTACTCCTACTCGAAACCGAGATCCGGAGGCAGCCTGATACCGTGCCCTGGCTCGTGCTGGTGACCGACGGCCGCGGGAACGTGGGCGTGGATGGCGGCGTCGGCAGCGATGACGCGAAGTCGGCCGCGGTCAAGCTGCGCGCCGCCGGCGTGAACGCCCTGCTCATTGACACGTCGGCATCAGCTGCTGGCGGCGGATCGGCTCGCGAGATAGCGCGCATGTCGGGGGCGGAGTATGTGAGATTGGCGTCGCTTGGAGGTGGCGACCTCGCGCGCACGATACGCGAGCGTGTGTGA